AGCACTTCTTTCCTGAGTTTTTAAGTAAATCCTTATTGATTTGATAGGATTCAAAAACCTTTTTTCTATCTAACTGCTCTTCTTCCCAGCCCATAGAAGTCCAAGCATCTGTGTATATAAAATCTGCATCTCTCACAGCATCTTGAGGTGAATTAAGTATCTCCACCCTTAAATTATCTTTATTTAACTCTTCCAATTCAACTCTGTAGTCTTTCTTCTTAGGCTCATAACCGAGAGGTGTTGCAATAGACAGTTTGAACTTCAAAGCTGCCGCTGCCTGTATAAGTGAATTACACACATTATTACCGTCACCGATGAAAGCAATTTTAAAATTATCCAGACTTCCGACTCTTTCAGTTATAGTCAGAAGATCGCTTAAAATTTGACAAGGGTGTTCTGTATCAGTTAGAGCATTAACGACAGGTACTGAAGAAAACTGTGCAAACCTTAAAAGATCTTTTTGTTTAAAAGTTCTTATAATAGAACAATGGACATACCTTGAAAGCACCTCCGCCATGTCTTTGAGAGATTCGCGCTTACCGAACCCGACTGAACTATCTCCTAAATATGAATAACTGCCCCCTAGTTCTGCTATGGCAACTTCAAAGCTAACCTTTGTTCTCAGAGAAGGCTTATCAAATAAAAGAACGGCGCTCTTACCTCTAAGTATATTCTCCTGCCTTCTATTCTTTTTAAGAGTTTTTGCAATACTGATAAACTCTATTATATCTTCCTTGTTTAAATCATTGATGCTTAAAAGATGGTTCATTGCTGCACTCCTTCTAACGCTTCATCTAATATTGCAATAGCCTTATCTATCTCCTTTTTACTGATATTCAGAGCCGGCAAAAACCTTAGGATATTACCCTGGGTTAAATTAATCAAGAGCCTATTGGCAAGGCAGCCCTCAAAAATCTCCTTGCCTTTATCTTTAACCTCCATAGCTACCATAAAACCTAAACCTCTAACATTATCTATTAAATCATATTTCTCCTTTAAATCTAGCAGTCTATCTTTAAAGTATTTACTTATATTGTTTACATTATTAAGCAGTTTTTTGCTCATTATAGTATCTATAACGGCTAGAGCCGCTTTACACACGATAGGACTTCCGCCAAAAGTAGAAGCATGCATTCCAGGCTTAATACAATCAGCAACCTTATCTTTGGCAAAAACAACACCCATAGGAACTCCCCCGCCAATACCTTTTGCTAAAGTAACTATATCAGGCTCAATGTCAAAATTCTGATATGCAAACCATTTTCCGGTTCTGCCCATTCCTGTCTGAACCTCATCAGCAATAAATAGTACATCCCGCTCATTGCAAAACTTTTTTATTCTCTGAATATAGTCGTAATCGGCAACATTTACACCGCCTTCACCTTGAACTAGCTCTAACATAATCGCTACGGTCTCATCGTCGACACTGCTTTTGAGAACCTCAAAATCATTAAAAGGAACATGAGTAAAACCTGTAAGCATAGGCTCAAAGCCTTTTTTATATTTTCCCTGCCCTGTAGCAGAGAGAGTGGCCAAAGTTCTGCCATGAAAAGAGCCGTTCATCGTAATGATCTTATACCTCTTACCTGATCCATATAGTCTAGCTAGCTTAAAAGCTCCTTCATTAGCTTCTGCTCCTGAATTGCAGAAAAAAACCTTGGCATCAATCTGCGCTATCTTAACTATCTTTTGAGCAAGTTTAGCTTGAAGATGATTGTAATAATTGTTGGATATATGCATTATCTTCCCAGCTTGATTTCTAACATGAGATACAACCTTGGAAGGAGAATGCCCCAAAATAGAGACACCCCAGCCTGGGAATAAATCTAAATACTCGTTCTGCTCTAAATCCCATACCCGAGACCCTCTTCCCTTTACAAGAGAGATGGGAAGATGAGTATATGTGTTCATGATATACTTAGAATATAATCGTTCAACATCTTTATTCTTCATAAAAACCTCTCTTTCTTAAGAGATTTATTATACGTAAGATATACTAAAATGGCAAACCATAACTTAAACAGTGTAGAGATAAGCAGATATTAATACTTATCTTTAATCAGCATCCAGAAAGAATGCTGATAGGATATGAGCGAATATTTATTATCTTGCTGAGGAATCTTTAATATTCCAACAATCTTCCACTTGAAAAGTTTTCTTTTGCTCTGAATATTCTTATAGACATACATTTGAGGTTTAAAGCTGTACTCATATACAGGCTCTCTATCTTCGTGGCTTAAAAGCACATTGTAAGAACTACTCCTGCGAGAATAGACCCAGACTCCATCTTCAGATACTTTCTCTGTAACTCTGACCTTCCTATTGTCGGTCTTAGGCTGAGTCTGTTTTGCAAATGTTATACTATGCATTTTCTAACTCTCCTCCATCTCTGATATGTAACCATGAGACCAGCAGCTTCTGCGTACAGCCTCAAGATGCTGCGGAGAACCAGGTATAAACACTTTTTCCTTTAATCCTTTACCAGCTCTGTCAGGAATACTCACACGATAAGGACTAAAGAGAATATCCATAAGATCTCCATCTTTTTTACCTTTAAAAGACATCTCTTTCTCTTTTATCTCCAGCGTACCGCTGAAACCTCCCTTAGTATATATTACGACTACATCGTCCTTCCCCAGTCTCTCTTTCTGAATCTTGTAAAATTTTACTTTCATCTTATACCTCCTTAGTTTACACCTTGTATTAAACAAATTTCATGCCAAGAAGAAGATATAAAAACAAATATCTCTAACTAATTGAAACAAAAGAGGAAACAGAAAATACCTATTGTATGATATTAAAAAAAAGGGGATAATTAACAAAAAAATGCAACTTTTGTTAAAATAATAAAAAGAGTGAAGAAATCAGAGAATCTCTCTTCGCCCTTTAAAAGCTTCCTGCAGCGTATTCCTATCTATGAATTCCAAATCTGCTCCAACCGGTAAGCCCATGCCGATACGTGAAACTTTCCTACCTAAAGGCTTAAGCAGTTTCATGATGTAATGGGCTGTGGATTCACCTTCTGCATCAGCATCGGTCGATATAATAATCTCTTTTATAGCAAAGTTGGACTTAACATAACAGAAAAGTTCATTCAGTTTTATATCTTCAATTCCTACGCCGTCCAAAGGCGAAAGCGCACCCAGAAGAACAAAGTATTTACCCTTAAAACACCCTGCCTTCTCAATAGACATCAAATCTTTTGGCTCCTCAACAACGCAAAGAAGAGAACTGTCTCTGCTTCCATTCTTGCAGATATCACAGAGATTATCCTCAGTAAGGTTATTACACTGCTTGCAGTTAGACACCCTCTCCTTAAGATACTTCATAGAATCCACTAAGTCATCTACTTCGTTAGACTTCATATCTAATACATGAAAAGCATAGCGCTCTGCAGTCTTTCTACCCACGCCGGGAAATTTAACAAATTTTTCGATTAAGCTATTAAGCAGTTCAAACTTCATTATTCCTGGGTATCACTTTAAGGACTTTGGCATTAAATAATTTGGAGATCTTTTTTATATTTGGATTTTTTAATATCTCCTGAATTTTCTTTTTATTATCAACAACAACTACCTTATTATAAAGATATTTCAATCTGATCTTTCTACCCGACTTTAAAGAGATTGAATCTTCAATAATTCTCCTGTTCTCATCTATTAGTTCACACTGGAAATCAGAATCAATTTTAACCTCAACAATAATATTGTCAGATTCAAAAGATTTAACCTCAGAACCTTCTAAGTAGGAAGCGAGGTAGAGCTTTGTATCTTTTAAGCCTTTAATTACATCTCGCCAGATCTCTTCAATCTTCTGAAAACTTAATGCTTCACTATTATTTTTCGATTCAGAATCATTTTTTTTAAAACTGCTATCATCCTGAGAGAGCGATGCTTCAATTACTTTTTTTTTAACCGGGATATTTAACTGCAGTTTGGGTTTAACCGGAGGCAATGTTTGCTCTTTGACACTCCGCCTCTCTTTTAAATCATTATCTAAAATCTGATTAAAAACTATTTGATATTTAGATCTACTGCATATCTTTAAAAGACCTACTTCGACCAAGACTCTTGGAGATGAAACAATCTTTGCTCTATTTTGAAGCTCACTGAGCAACTCTAATATAAAAATTAATTCCTCTTTACTTAGCTGCTCAGATTGCTCTTTGGCTTTATCTAAATCTACAGCTATAGCTCCAACCGTAAAATCAGTAGAGCCTAGGATTTTGCAATGGAGTATAGCTCTAAAATAAGAGAGCAGGCTTTCGATTATAGTGGGGATCTCTCTACCTTCAGAGAGCAACCTATCTAATATTGTAAAGCTATCACTGACATCGGATCTTATTAAACTCTGTATAAAATCATACAATATAGC
This genomic stretch from Candidatus Kaelpia aquatica harbors:
- the dnaX gene encoding DNA polymerase III subunit gamma/tau, with protein sequence MSYLALARKWRPQNFDDIAAQDHIVEILKNAIKLDRVSHAYLFAGPRGVGKTTTARVLAKALNCKESLLPNPCLKCGNCLQIKEGSSLDVLEIDGASNRGIDQVRDLRENVKLKPAQSKFKIYIIDEVHMLTEAAFNALLKTLEEPPEHVKFIFATTQPNKVPVTIISRCQRFDFKPFSVTAIKDKLIDILTQEKIGFEPEAVLVIAGSAGGSLRDGESLLDQLICVAKGQKLKIEMVKDFLGVIETAILYDFIQSLIRSDVSDSFTILDRLLSEGREIPTIIESLLSYFRAILHCKILGSTDFTVGAIAVDLDKAKEQSEQLSKEELIFILELLSELQNRAKIVSSPRVLVEVGLLKICSRSKYQIVFNQILDNDLKERRSVKEQTLPPVKPKLQLNIPVKKKVIEASLSQDDSSFKKNDSESKNNSEALSFQKIEEIWRDVIKGLKDTKLYLASYLEGSEVKSFESDNIIVEVKIDSDFQCELIDENRRIIEDSISLKSGRKIRLKYLYNKVVVVDNKKKIQEILKNPNIKKISKLFNAKVLKVIPRNNEV
- a CDS encoding aspartate aminotransferase family protein — translated: MKNKDVERLYSKYIMNTYTHLPISLVKGRGSRVWDLEQNEYLDLFPGWGVSILGHSPSKVVSHVRNQAGKIMHISNNYYNHLQAKLAQKIVKIAQIDAKVFFCNSGAEANEGAFKLARLYGSGKRYKIITMNGSFHGRTLATLSATGQGKYKKGFEPMLTGFTHVPFNDFEVLKSSVDDETVAIMLELVQGEGGVNVADYDYIQRIKKFCNERDVLFIADEVQTGMGRTGKWFAYQNFDIEPDIVTLAKGIGGGVPMGVVFAKDKVADCIKPGMHASTFGGSPIVCKAALAVIDTIMSKKLLNNVNNISKYFKDRLLDLKEKYDLIDNVRGLGFMVAMEVKDKGKEIFEGCLANRLLINLTQGNILRFLPALNISKKEIDKAIAILDEALEGVQQ
- the argF gene encoding ornithine carbamoyltransferase; its protein translation is MNHLLSINDLNKEDIIEFISIAKTLKKNRRQENILRGKSAVLLFDKPSLRTKVSFEVAIAELGGSYSYLGDSSVGFGKRESLKDMAEVLSRYVHCSIIRTFKQKDLLRFAQFSSVPVVNALTDTEHPCQILSDLLTITERVGSLDNFKIAFIGDGNNVCNSLIQAAAALKFKLSIATPLGYEPKKKDYRVELEELNKDNLRVEILNSPQDAVRDADFIYTDAWTSMGWEEEQLDRKKVFESYQINKDLLKNSGKKCCVMHCLPAHRGEEITDDVIDSENSIVFDQAENRLHMHKAILIKILSKM
- the recR gene encoding recombination mediator RecR: MKFELLNSLIEKFVKFPGVGRKTAERYAFHVLDMKSNEVDDLVDSMKYLKERVSNCKQCNNLTEDNLCDICKNGSRDSSLLCVVEEPKDLMSIEKAGCFKGKYFVLLGALSPLDGVGIEDIKLNELFCYVKSNFAIKEIIISTDADAEGESTAHYIMKLLKPLGRKVSRIGMGLPVGADLEFIDRNTLQEAFKGRREIL